A part of Paenarthrobacter sp. A20 genomic DNA contains:
- a CDS encoding TetR/AcrR family transcriptional regulator produces the protein MPRITAATNAAQRAETQRRILTAFGELLFTHGLPGLTMTDVARHAGVGRTAVYNYYADMEQLLIAYALDETERFIVDLRDSLAALENPVDRLALYVRAQVEDLSRRHLPPGPAMAAVLSPGSFAKLADHVGDLNVLLQDILQDGVHQGYLPDVDVAQLARLILGTLSASAARRNRTPDGETPPPAPATDVEAHTSQTVRFIQLGAGARFDEKGRPLRLDSPSHNALAS, from the coding sequence TTTGGAGAGCTCCTCTTCACCCATGGCCTTCCCGGCCTCACCATGACCGACGTCGCGCGCCACGCAGGCGTCGGCCGCACCGCCGTCTACAACTACTACGCGGACATGGAGCAACTGCTCATCGCGTACGCCTTGGATGAGACGGAACGCTTCATCGTGGACCTCCGCGATTCGCTGGCCGCACTCGAGAATCCGGTGGATAGGCTGGCCCTCTATGTCCGCGCGCAGGTGGAAGATCTGAGCCGCCGCCACTTGCCTCCCGGGCCGGCCATGGCCGCGGTCCTCTCCCCCGGTTCCTTCGCGAAGCTCGCGGACCACGTGGGAGACCTCAACGTCCTGCTGCAGGACATCCTGCAGGACGGTGTCCACCAGGGCTACCTCCCCGACGTCGACGTCGCCCAACTGGCCCGGCTCATTCTCGGAACGCTGTCTGCCAGCGCCGCACGACGCAACCGAACGCCCGACGGCGAGACTCCCCCGCCAGCCCCGGCCACCGACGTCGAGGCCCACACATCTCAAACTGTGCGCTTCATCCAGCTGGGTGCGGGTGCCCGCTTCGACGAAAAGGGCAGGCCCCTCCGGTTGGATTCACCGTCCCACAACGCCTTGGCCAGCTAG